The following proteins come from a genomic window of Puntigrus tetrazona isolate hp1 chromosome 15, ASM1883169v1, whole genome shotgun sequence:
- the wdr53 gene encoding WD repeat-containing protein 53, translating into MSRVWTGGHATPVLCAGVSSESDHVVATGAEAGELTLWSHDGSPVSKLHLSADDDVTCVAFSPSTPGVLYASHGRTVSVLDTRNLKEPVTELADVGEEEINWLCVNESGALLAAADDSGAVRVVDLQLEKVIRTLRKHDNICSSVTFRPHRPQSVVSAGLDMQVMLWNLPKVRPLWTYGLQDTQAEDAHPQRAGQMFNPPLAHCVDVASCGNVFACAAEDGFIHLLRVSEDSRLRERGTFKAHSQGASQAHFISFLSHPYWLATGGNDGLVALWDLGEDALVANERKRKSRKKKPKAKAKAVSQVQGSDQTQKQQMSGEEAEAGSASSSSGTTKPKLSFNHGEKVNWVCPAVLKGKPSLLVTDQSSSPSVYSLDEL; encoded by the exons ATGTCACGCGTGTGGACTGGAGGTCACGCCACACCCGTGCTTTGTGCTGGAGTTTCTTCTGAATCGGATCACGTGGTGGCGACCGGAGCAGAGGCAGGCGAGCTGACCCTGTGGAGTCACGACGGATCGCCGGTCTCTAAACTGCACCTGAGCGCTGATGATGATGTCACGTGCGTCGCGTTCTCGCCGTCGACCCCCGGCGTGCTCTACGCCTCTCACGGCCGGACGGTTAGTGTCCTAGACACCAGGAACCTGAAGGAGCCTGTGACGGAGCTGGCGGACGTGGGGGAGGAGGAGATAAACTGGCTGTGCGTGAACGAGAGCGGCGCTCTGCTCGCTGCGGCGGACGATTCCGGAGCCGTGAGAGTCGTCGACCTGCAGCTGGAGAAAGTCATCCGGACTCTGCGGAAACACGACAACATCTGCTCGTCTGTGACCTTCAGACCTCACCGGCCTCAGAGCGTAGTGTCTGCAGGACTCGACATGCAG GTGATGCTGTGGAACCTGCCGAAGGTGCGTCCGCTCTGGACCTACGGTCTGCAGGACACACAGGCAGAAGACGCTCATCCGCAGAGAGCCGGTCAGATGTTCAACCCTCCTCTCGCACACTGCGTTGATGTGGCGTCCTGCGGGAACGTGTTCGCCTGTGCTGCTGAAGACGGCTTCATCCACCTCCTGCGGGTGTCTGAAGACTCCAGGCTCAGGGAACGAGGGACGTTCAAGGCTCACAGCCAGGGAGCATCGCAGGCTCACTTCATCAGCTTCCTCTCTCATCCGTACTGGCTGGCCACTGGAGGAAACGATGGGCTCGTGGCTCTCTGGGACCTCGGCGAAGATGCTCTGGTGGCCAATGAGAGGAAGCGCAAGAGCCGCAAAAAGAAACCTAAAGCCAAAGCGAAGGCGGTCTCTCAAGTTCAAGGAAGTGACCAAACCCAGAAACAACAGATGAGTGGTGAGGAAGCAGAAGCTGGTAGTGCTTCCTCTAGTTCAGGGACAACCAAGCCAAAACTGTCCTTCAACCACGGGGAGAAGGTGAACTGGGTTTGTCCAGCCGTGTTAAAGGGAAAGCCAAGTCTGCTGGTAACAGACCAAAGCTCCAGTCCATCGGTGTATTCGCTGGATGAACTATAA
- the srprb gene encoding signal recognition particle receptor subunit beta — protein MDEKIHIDLEDFSEDQFMERFIKEIQSEEAVFILGIFVALALVVLTVVFFGNFWGSSKARNAVLLLGLCDSGKTLLFTRLLLGRFVRTQTSITESSATYKSKHDRGGSWTLIDVPGHESLRVQIVEKYKAVARAVVFVVDSSIFQKDVRDVAEFLYSILTDSTVAKNAPTLVVACNKQDITMAKSAKIIQQQLEKEMNTLRLTRSAALSSQDGAVGGSVYLGKKGKDFEFSQLSSRVEFVECSARGNKGEDGDADIDALEKCLAKL, from the exons ATGGACGAGAAGATTCATATAGATCTGGAGGATTTCTCCGAGGACCAGTTCATGGAGCGTTTTATTAAAGAGATTCAGAGTGAAGAAGCCGTTTTCATCCTCGGGATATTCGTGGCTTTAGCGCTCGTGGTCCTCACCGTCG tgttcTTTGGTAATTTTTGGGGCTCCAGTAAAGCGAGGAACGCTGTGCTGCTCCTGGGACTCTGTGACTCCGGGAAAACCCTTCTGTTCACTCGA TTGTTACTAGGAAGGTTTGTAAGAACTCAGACATCCATCACCGAGAGCAGTGCCACGTACAAGAGCAAGCACGACAGA GGCGGCAGCTGGACTCTTATTGATGTTCCCGGTCATGAAAGTTTAAGAGTTCAGATTGTGGAGAAGTACAAGGCCGTGGCTCG AGCCGTTGTGTTTGTGGTGGACAGCAGCATCTTCCAGAAGGACGTCAGAGACGTGGCTGAGTTTCTGTACTCTATCCTCACGGACAGCACTGTGGCCAAAAATGCCCCGACACTCGTGGTAGCCTGCAACAAACAAG ATATCACTATGGCAAAATCGGCTAAAATAATTCAGCAGCAGTTGGAGAAGGAGAT GAACACTCTGAGACTGACGCGTTCTGCAGCTCTCTCCTCTCAGGACGGGGCTGTTGGGGGCTCGGTGTATCTCGGTAAGAAAGGCAAAGATTTCGAGTTTTCTCAGCTGTCCAGTCGAGTGGAGTTCGTCGAGTGCAGCGCACGCGGAAACAAAGGAGAAGATGGAGATGCTGATATCGATGCTCTGGAGAAGTGCCTGGCCAAGCTCTGA